One window from the genome of Candidatus Synechococcus calcipolaris G9 encodes:
- a CDS encoding DUF58 domain-containing protein produces MTTTTPSTTGTTRPSGQPTPTQANPRGFLIPTARFYTWLGVGMVIPVLTHLLPDFVAIPAEPAADLGDYILRWLLLRWQLLLGIALMGLYDVILLGILIADFGRSRQWNVQISRRCEGRLSIGRQNLIHLHLRATDHPLGIRATTIQLWEHHPPRFTADQATFFLAYQADTDVHLTYHVVPPQRGKFSWAGLDVRIKSPLGLVWRGWFAPVTTDVEVYPDLMALRSLSVRLSLEASGSLRRRRHALGGTEFAELRDYNLGDDLRLMDWKATARRGRPLVRVMEPERDQPLIILLDRGRLMTAQVAGLKRFDWALNAALALALTGLRRGDRVGLAIFDSKLQTWVAPQAGDSHLGRIMGQVYNCEPVLEESDYIGTVSTLLGQYTRRALVVMLTEIIDDVASHELLGAMARLSPRFLPFCVAFRDRQIEALAHQPLQSRDLAKGDQVQHLYEQAIALDLLKQRQLAFARIKQQGVLVLDAPADCLSEQLVDRYLLLKAKGRF; encoded by the coding sequence ATGACCACCACCACTCCATCTACTACTGGGACAACACGCCCCTCCGGCCAGCCGACTCCTACTCAAGCCAACCCTCGCGGCTTTTTGATTCCCACGGCCCGATTCTATACCTGGTTGGGGGTGGGCATGGTGATTCCGGTATTGACCCACTTATTACCGGATTTTGTGGCCATCCCTGCCGAACCGGCCGCAGATTTAGGGGACTACATTTTGCGTTGGTTGTTGCTGCGGTGGCAATTACTCCTGGGCATTGCCCTGATGGGGCTGTACGATGTCATTCTTTTGGGGATTTTGATTGCTGATTTCGGGCGATCGCGGCAGTGGAATGTCCAGATTAGCCGTCGCTGTGAGGGACGCTTATCCATTGGTCGGCAGAACCTGATCCATCTCCATCTGCGGGCCACGGATCATCCCCTTGGCATTCGAGCCACTACGATTCAGCTATGGGAACACCATCCCCCCCGATTTACCGCCGATCAAGCCACCTTTTTCCTGGCCTATCAAGCAGATACGGATGTGCATTTGACGTACCATGTCGTTCCACCCCAGCGGGGAAAATTTAGCTGGGCTGGGTTAGATGTCCGCATCAAAAGTCCCTTGGGTTTAGTGTGGCGGGGTTGGTTTGCCCCCGTGACCACCGATGTAGAGGTTTATCCCGATTTGATGGCCCTGCGATCGCTGTCGGTGCGCCTCAGCTTAGAGGCCAGTGGCAGTTTGCGTCGCCGTCGCCATGCCTTGGGGGGAACGGAATTTGCCGAACTGCGGGACTACAATCTTGGGGATGATCTACGGTTAATGGACTGGAAAGCCACGGCCCGCCGCGGTCGCCCCTTGGTGCGGGTGATGGAGCCGGAACGGGATCAACCCCTGATTATTCTTTTGGATCGGGGTCGCCTGATGACGGCCCAAGTGGCAGGATTAAAACGATTTGACTGGGCCCTGAATGCGGCCCTGGCCCTGGCCCTAACGGGTTTGCGGCGGGGCGATCGGGTTGGTCTCGCTATTTTTGACAGTAAGTTACAAACCTGGGTGGCCCCCCAAGCTGGAGATTCCCACCTCGGTCGAATTATGGGCCAAGTTTATAACTGTGAGCCGGTTCTGGAAGAGTCCGACTACATTGGTACCGTTAGCACCCTTTTGGGCCAATATACCCGCCGCGCCCTGGTGGTGATGCTCACGGAAATTATCGATGATGTGGCCTCCCATGAATTATTGGGGGCCATGGCCCGGCTCAGTCCGCGATTTTTGCCCTTTTGTGTGGCCTTTCGCGATCGCCAAATTGAGGCCCTGGCCCACCAACCCCTCCAGTCCCGCGACCTAGCGAAGGGAGATCAAGTACAACACCTCTACGAACAGGCGATCGCCCTAGACTTACTGAAGCAACGCCAGCTTGCCTTTGCCCGGATTAAGCAACAGGGTGTCCTTGTCCTAGATGCCCCCGCCGACTGCCTGAGTGAGCAACTGGTGGATCGGTATCTTCTCTTGAAAGCCAAGGGACGATTTTGA
- a CDS encoding AAA family ATPase: MKNLFIELQQRLSQIVMGQEAIVTGLLVALLSEGHVILEGVPGTAKTLIVKLLARLIQADFRRIQLTPDVLPADILGTSIFDFNSRSFRLRKGPIFTQVLLADEINRTPPKTQAALLEAMEERQVTLDGNTLPLSPLFWTIATQNPLEFEGTYPLPEAQLDRFLLKLVVNYPPAAAEKQMLNNALAGFEARELDKLELTPLITVDQVLGARQEVRQITIEDVVVDYLLALVQTSRQHPELLLGASPRAAVGWLRASQSQAWLDGRNFVTPDDIKNIALPLLQHRLILKPEAQLDGTNLEQVINSILGKVPVPR; the protein is encoded by the coding sequence TTGAAAAACCTATTTATTGAACTACAGCAGCGTCTCAGTCAAATTGTCATGGGTCAAGAGGCGATCGTCACCGGCCTGCTGGTGGCCCTGTTATCGGAGGGCCATGTCATTTTAGAAGGGGTGCCTGGAACCGCCAAAACCCTGATTGTAAAACTTTTGGCCCGGTTGATCCAAGCCGACTTTCGCCGCATCCAACTCACCCCGGATGTCTTGCCTGCGGATATTTTAGGCACCAGTATTTTTGATTTTAATAGCCGCAGTTTTCGGCTGCGTAAAGGGCCCATTTTTACCCAAGTGCTCCTTGCGGATGAAATTAATCGCACCCCACCCAAGACCCAGGCGGCCCTCTTGGAGGCCATGGAAGAACGGCAGGTAACCCTGGACGGCAATACCCTGCCCCTTTCTCCCCTTTTCTGGACGATCGCCACCCAAAACCCCCTAGAGTTTGAGGGAACCTATCCCTTACCCGAAGCCCAACTGGATCGATTTTTACTCAAGCTGGTGGTGAACTATCCCCCCGCCGCCGCCGAAAAGCAAATGCTGAATAATGCCTTGGCGGGGTTTGAAGCCAGGGAACTGGATAAATTAGAGTTGACACCCCTGATTACGGTAGATCAGGTTTTAGGAGCACGCCAAGAGGTTCGCCAAATTACCATTGAAGATGTGGTGGTGGACTATCTCTTGGCCTTGGTGCAAACCAGTCGCCAACATCCAGAATTGCTCCTAGGGGCCTCCCCCCGGGCCGCCGTAGGCTGGTTGCGGGCTAGTCAAAGTCAAGCCTGGTTAGATGGGCGAAATTTTGTGACTCCCGATGATATAAAAAATATTGCCTTGCCGCTGCTCCAACACCGTTTAATCCTCAAGCCTGAGGCCCAACTGGATGGCACTAACCTAGAGCAGGTGATCAATAGCATCCTCGGCAAAGTGCCCGTCCCCCGATGA
- a CDS encoding DUF4350 domain-containing protein, with the protein MTATVPPIHRLQRRRGLPPWIWAIAVILVLGVMLLALAPSSKAGSSFDRSPWGSREFFDYLNQQGFHVKRWQRDYTHLEGDGGDVFIQIGNNQTLPDLLSIDGPTNDWLEQGNTLLRLAWGGKVTAGPFSPRFATDQGPVQVNTRRRFINTHPPTTPAETTYYLEDAQGRIIALEQGRILVLYPWLVANAYNQPDLGNYAFVAHLLEQAGARTKTIWFDEWLHGYRIRDSSDLPEDVPYQDFIDYLSQTPWLGIFFQGILIFLFLLWQHNHRFGPLLIPSPPEVNNSLDYIQAMAGVLHRAEQTDFVLNQLRDRLRYDVAYGLGMTADSSLGRYLPEDGELVSQWAAETGRDGQDLQQLLQPKDQNQPMRPQELLAWLGKAESVVRGRR; encoded by the coding sequence ATGACGGCCACCGTTCCTCCCATCCATCGTCTGCAACGGCGGCGGGGTCTACCCCCGTGGATCTGGGCGATCGCGGTTATTCTTGTCCTAGGGGTGATGCTCTTAGCCTTGGCCCCGTCCTCTAAGGCTGGCTCCAGTTTCGATCGCTCCCCCTGGGGCAGCCGCGAATTTTTCGACTATTTGAACCAACAGGGCTTTCACGTCAAACGCTGGCAGCGAGATTACACCCATCTGGAGGGGGATGGCGGCGATGTTTTCATCCAAATTGGTAATAACCAAACCCTGCCCGACCTTTTGAGCATTGATGGCCCCACCAATGATTGGCTGGAACAAGGCAATACCTTACTGCGATTGGCCTGGGGTGGAAAAGTGACCGCGGGGCCCTTTAGTCCACGCTTTGCCACTGACCAGGGCCCTGTGCAAGTGAATACCCGCCGTCGGTTTATCAATACTCACCCGCCCACCACCCCTGCTGAGACCACCTATTACTTAGAGGATGCCCAGGGAAGGATTATTGCCCTTGAACAGGGACGCATCCTTGTACTCTACCCCTGGTTAGTGGCCAATGCCTATAATCAACCGGACTTAGGGAACTATGCCTTTGTCGCCCATCTACTGGAGCAGGCCGGGGCCAGGACAAAAACCATTTGGTTTGATGAATGGCTCCATGGCTACCGGATTCGGGACAGCAGCGATCTTCCAGAGGATGTGCCCTACCAGGATTTCATTGATTATCTGAGTCAAACTCCCTGGCTAGGAATATTTTTCCAGGGAATTTTGATTTTCCTTTTTTTGCTCTGGCAGCACAACCATCGCTTTGGCCCTCTGCTGATACCCTCTCCCCCAGAGGTGAATAATAGCCTGGACTATATTCAAGCCATGGCCGGGGTTCTGCATCGAGCCGAGCAAACAGACTTTGTTCTGAACCAACTGCGCGATCGCCTGCGCTATGATGTGGCCTATGGTTTGGGAATGACCGCCGATTCTAGTCTGGGGCGATATTTACCCGAAGATGGGGAACTGGTGAGCCAATGGGCCGCAGAAACCGGTCGGGATGGCCAAGACCTTCAGCAACTTTTACAACCCAAGGATCAAAACCAGCCTATGAGGCCCCAAGAGTTGCTAGCCTGGTTAGGCAAAGCAGAATCCGTTGTGCGAGGCCGTCGTTGA
- a CDS encoding DUF4129 domain-containing protein: MNLYDQIRWNLDRLWQQSNEGVTYLLDRLFESPAASEDQDWTLIDQLVIWVARWLFLVVMGVSLYILGRLLWRWWQRQQQRMINPVQVNSLERPRPVREWLELAQKLQGEEDYAGACRALYMALLVRLEEAGWLRATPSATNVEYLRDLEVQWALGQRSPQVRQGIYQLFQTHTLSYYGRNPISLETLQACQAAYFHVEPNLSPTP, translated from the coding sequence TTGAATCTCTACGACCAGATCCGCTGGAATCTCGATCGCCTCTGGCAACAGAGTAATGAAGGGGTCACCTACCTCCTAGATCGCCTATTTGAGAGTCCCGCAGCCAGTGAAGATCAAGATTGGACGTTGATAGATCAACTCGTGATCTGGGTTGCCCGCTGGCTTTTTCTCGTTGTTATGGGAGTCAGCCTTTACATATTGGGGCGGCTCCTGTGGCGGTGGTGGCAACGGCAACAACAGCGGATGATCAATCCCGTTCAGGTCAATTCCCTAGAGCGGCCACGGCCCGTGCGGGAATGGTTAGAATTAGCCCAAAAACTTCAGGGGGAGGAAGACTATGCTGGTGCCTGTCGGGCCCTATACATGGCCCTGCTGGTGCGCCTAGAGGAAGCGGGTTGGTTGCGGGCAACACCCTCGGCAACGAATGTGGAATACCTACGGGATTTGGAGGTGCAATGGGCCCTGGGCCAGCGATCGCCCCAGGTGCGGCAGGGAATTTATCAGTTATTCCAAACCCATACCCTGAGCTATTATGGTCGCAATCCGATTTCCCTAGAAACCCTGCAAGCTTGCCAAGCCGCCTACTTTCACGTTGAACCCAATTTGTCCCCCACCCCATGA
- a CDS encoding universal stress protein — MIQSILLADSGVGQSEQMLKALVELPAIQRAAVTVLHVITPQVIAEDMVSQRQEGVKLLAQAVERLHLDPVTNVNTMLREGDPKDTVVQVAEEINTDLIIMGSRGLKRLQSILANSVSQYVFQLSPRPMLLVRDDLFVKKINRVMVALDPSASGQICLNLALSLMDGLKGGKLIFAHVNPELKGRTELTSAEADPVLTNAANAAKQRGIAYQCLSSSGKPGEEICRIASETNADLLLLGSPDRRPSIARSLPDLDRLLGTSTSDYVRVYAECPVLFVRQSEA; from the coding sequence ATGATTCAAAGCATTTTATTGGCAGATTCAGGGGTTGGGCAATCCGAGCAGATGCTCAAGGCCCTAGTGGAACTGCCTGCAATTCAACGGGCTGCGGTCACCGTCTTGCATGTCATTACCCCCCAAGTCATTGCCGAAGATATGGTCAGCCAACGCCAAGAAGGGGTCAAACTACTGGCCCAGGCGGTTGAGCGACTCCATTTGGATCCCGTCACCAATGTCAATACCATGCTAAGGGAAGGGGATCCCAAAGACACCGTTGTCCAAGTTGCGGAAGAAATCAACACCGACTTGATCATCATGGGATCCCGGGGCTTAAAACGGCTGCAATCAATCCTCGCCAATTCCGTGAGCCAATATGTGTTTCAATTATCTCCCCGGCCGATGTTGCTGGTGCGGGATGATCTTTTTGTTAAGAAAATTAATCGCGTCATGGTGGCCCTGGATCCTTCTGCTTCGGGGCAGATATGCCTAAATTTAGCCCTTTCCCTCATGGATGGCTTAAAGGGGGGAAAACTAATTTTTGCCCATGTCAATCCTGAACTGAAAGGACGCACCGAGTTAACGAGTGCAGAGGCGGATCCGGTTCTCACCAATGCGGCCAATGCGGCCAAGCAGCGGGGAATTGCCTACCAATGCCTGAGTAGTTCCGGTAAACCGGGGGAAGAGATTTGCCGTATTGCCAGTGAAACCAATGCGGATCTGCTCTTGCTTGGTTCCCCCGATCGCCGACCCTCCATTGCCCGCAGTTTACCGGACTTAGATCGGTTGCTGGGCACATCCACGTCCGATTATGTTCGGGTTTATGCGGAATGTCCGGTACTGTTTGTCCGGCAGAGCGAAGCCTAA